In a genomic window of Candidatus Krumholzibacteriota bacterium:
- a CDS encoding CDP-alcohol phosphatidyltransferase family protein — MATKSEIRDRLRGLLDPVVATLSYFNATPTGVTLFGIALSLVGAVVVARGSLRWGAVILIVSGLCDTVDGSLARRMGTSSTFGAFIDSTGDRLTEMAYFGALIFYFMGEGAGAHLIVFFLLVALAGSFLTSYTRARAEGLGLECTVGLLERPERVAILLGGLLFGRTLLVVVVVFLAISTVYTSVQRVMHVRRLTIDRNS; from the coding sequence GTGGCGACGAAATCCGAGATCAGGGACCGCTTGCGGGGATTGCTCGATCCCGTCGTGGCGACGCTTTCGTATTTCAACGCGACGCCGACGGGCGTCACGCTGTTCGGCATCGCCTTGAGCCTCGTCGGCGCCGTGGTCGTCGCCCGGGGCTCGCTCAGGTGGGGAGCGGTCATCCTGATCGTCTCCGGCCTCTGCGACACGGTGGACGGCTCGCTTGCCCGGCGGATGGGCACCTCCTCCACCTTCGGCGCCTTCATCGATTCCACCGGCGACCGTCTCACCGAGATGGCCTACTTCGGCGCGCTCATCTTTTATTTCATGGGGGAGGGCGCGGGCGCGCATCTCATCGTCTTCTTCCTGCTCGTCGCGCTGGCGGGCTCGTTCCTGACGAGCTACACGCGGGCCCGGGCCGAGGGCCTCGGCCTCGAGTGCACGGTGGGGCTTCTCGAGCGGCCCGAGCGGGTGGCGATCCTCCTCGGCGGCCTGCTTTTCGGGCGTACGCTGCTGGTGGTCGTCGTGGTCTTCCTCGCGATATCGACCGTGTACACCTCCGTCCAGCGCGTCATGCACGTCAGGCGCCTGACGATCGACAGGAACTCCTGA
- the rsmI gene encoding 16S rRNA (cytidine(1402)-2'-O)-methyltransferase: MKTYSFYLVATPIGNLDDLSARAVETLRFVDLVLAEDTRMARRLLSRHGVGTPTSAYHDHNKERVTPGIVARLAAGERMALVSDAGTPTVSDPGFYLVRALIEAGIDFTAIPGASAALDALVLSGLPPDRFTFRGYLPRKSGRLEQTIAEARDDPGTTIFFESPHRLLATLEVMDRVLGDRPVAVARELTKLHEEVARGTAAELLARFRLSGVRGEITLVVAGAGRRRRGTA; this comes from the coding sequence ATGAAGACCTACTCCTTCTATCTCGTCGCCACTCCCATCGGCAACCTCGACGATCTGTCCGCCCGGGCCGTCGAGACACTCCGGTTCGTCGATCTCGTGCTCGCCGAGGACACGCGGATGGCGCGCCGCCTGCTCTCGAGGCACGGCGTCGGAACGCCGACGAGCGCCTACCACGACCACAACAAGGAGAGGGTCACTCCCGGGATCGTCGCCCGGCTCGCCGCGGGCGAGCGGATGGCCCTCGTCTCCGACGCCGGCACGCCGACCGTCTCCGACCCCGGCTTCTACCTCGTGCGGGCCCTGATCGAGGCCGGGATCGATTTCACGGCGATTCCCGGTGCGAGCGCGGCGCTCGACGCCCTCGTCCTCTCGGGGCTTCCGCCCGACCGGTTCACCTTCCGCGGATACCTGCCACGGAAATCGGGCCGGCTCGAGCAAACGATCGCCGAGGCCCGGGACGATCCGGGCACGACGATCTTCTTCGAGAGCCCCCACCGGCTCCTCGCCACGCTCGAGGTCATGGACCGCGTGCTCGGAGACCGGCCCGTCGCCGTGGCCCGGGAATTGACCAAGCTCCACGAGGAGGTGGCGCGCGGGACGGCGGCCGAACTGCTCGCGCGGTTCCGCCTTTCGGGGGTCCGCGGCGAGATCACGCTGGTCGTCGCGGGGGCGGGCCGACGCCGCCGCGGAACGGCTTGA
- the ltaE gene encoding low-specificity L-threonine aldolase: MPAPIVDLRSDTVTRPGPGMREAISSAVVGDDVLGDDPTVRRLEAHMTALFGMEAAVYVPSGTMANLLALLAQTRPGDEIVVDRNCHIFNYEAGGAATIGGLQIYTTDGAGGRLPLDELPGAVRPDNIHHPRTSLVAIENTHNRAGGTVYPLDEVEAVSTFARERGLRLHLDGARLANAVVATGIPFETWTSLVDSVNFCFSKGLGAPVGSVLCADAATISSARRWRKRLGGGMRQAGILAAACLLAMERNVERLAEDHERAKRIGEIVEKSPLAQLRNPVETNMVILESIDGSLDVAALRAELERAGILALDIGHGAMRMVTHLDIDDGGIARVEEVLPPLLGL, encoded by the coding sequence ATGCCCGCACCGATCGTCGATCTGAGAAGCGACACCGTCACCCGCCCCGGCCCCGGTATGCGCGAGGCGATCTCCTCCGCCGTCGTCGGCGACGACGTCCTCGGGGACGATCCCACGGTCCGCAGGCTCGAGGCGCACATGACCGCCCTCTTCGGGATGGAGGCGGCCGTCTACGTGCCGAGCGGCACGATGGCGAACCTGCTCGCGCTCCTCGCGCAGACGCGCCCCGGCGACGAGATCGTCGTCGACCGCAACTGCCACATCTTCAACTACGAAGCGGGGGGCGCCGCGACGATCGGCGGTCTCCAGATCTACACGACCGACGGCGCGGGCGGGCGGCTGCCCCTCGACGAGCTTCCCGGCGCGGTGCGCCCGGACAACATACACCACCCGCGGACCTCGCTCGTCGCGATCGAGAACACGCACAACCGGGCGGGCGGGACGGTCTATCCCCTCGACGAGGTCGAGGCGGTCTCGACCTTCGCGCGCGAGCGCGGCCTCCGGCTCCATCTCGACGGGGCGCGCCTGGCGAACGCCGTCGTGGCGACGGGAATCCCCTTCGAAACGTGGACCTCGCTCGTCGACTCGGTCAATTTCTGCTTCTCCAAGGGGCTCGGGGCGCCGGTCGGCTCCGTTCTCTGCGCCGACGCCGCGACGATCAGCTCGGCGCGGCGGTGGCGGAAACGCCTCGGCGGCGGCATGCGGCAGGCGGGCATCCTGGCCGCGGCCTGCCTGCTTGCGATGGAGCGCAACGTCGAGCGGCTCGCCGAGGACCACGAGCGGGCGAAACGGATCGGGGAGATCGTCGAGAAGAGCCCGCTGGCGCAGCTGCGCAACCCGGTGGAAACGAACATGGTGATTCTCGAATCGATCGACGGTTCCCTCGATGTCGCGGCGCTGCGTGCCGAGCTCGAGCGGGCGGGCATCCTCGCGCTCGACATCGGGCACGGCGCGATGCGGATGGTCACGCATCTCGACATCGATGACGGGGGGATCGCGCGCGTCGAGGAGGTGCTGCCGCCGCTGCTCGGCCTCTAG
- a CDS encoding integration host factor subunit beta has translation MTKAEIVENIASRTGLTKKEVAEAVDKFLACISNGLAEGKHYEIRGFGTFKVKERKARMARNPRTGEPVPVPDRKVPVFKVSRELKELVAQS, from the coding sequence ATGACAAAGGCCGAGATCGTCGAGAACATCGCCAGCAGGACAGGGTTGACGAAAAAGGAAGTCGCGGAGGCGGTCGACAAGTTCCTCGCCTGCATCTCCAACGGGCTGGCCGAGGGCAAGCATTACGAGATCCGCGGCTTCGGGACGTTCAAGGTGAAGGAGCGCAAGGCCCGGATGGCGCGCAACCCGCGCACCGGCGAACCCGTTCCCGTGCCCGACCGCAAGGTCCCCGTCTTCAAGGTCTCCAGGGAGCTCAAGGAGCTCGTGGCCCAGTCGTAG
- a CDS encoding 7-carboxy-7-deazaguanine synthase QueE, whose product MTTPATAYVAELFRSVQGEGPWVGALQVFLRLAGCRRRCPYCDTNRFRHRPDAAIIRGPRGEKRFPNPVAMQRVRLAVDELVAATPGLHSLSVTGGEPLEQPDFLVPFLEDFRETGVPVYLETNGLEEEAARCAAPLVDIVSLDIKLPGLSGEFGAFETYERVLPLFRGRGLFCKIVVTAGFDAAEFIEAVCLVARAGEEIPVIVQPASPPGTSPDAETLMRSVLAAGRYCRQVRLIPQCHKLLDLP is encoded by the coding sequence GTGACGACGCCCGCGACGGCATACGTGGCCGAGCTCTTCCGTTCGGTGCAGGGCGAGGGCCCGTGGGTGGGGGCGCTCCAGGTGTTTTTGCGTCTGGCGGGCTGCCGACGGCGGTGCCCCTACTGCGACACGAACCGGTTCCGCCATCGGCCGGACGCCGCGATCATCCGCGGGCCGCGGGGCGAGAAGCGTTTCCCGAATCCCGTCGCCATGCAGCGGGTGCGTCTCGCCGTCGACGAGCTCGTCGCGGCGACACCCGGGCTCCACTCGCTCAGCGTCACCGGCGGCGAGCCGCTCGAGCAGCCCGATTTCCTCGTTCCCTTCCTCGAGGATTTCCGGGAGACGGGCGTGCCGGTCTATCTCGAGACGAACGGGCTCGAGGAGGAGGCGGCGCGTTGCGCGGCGCCCCTCGTCGACATCGTCTCTCTCGACATCAAGCTTCCCGGCCTCTCGGGCGAGTTCGGCGCCTTCGAGACGTACGAGCGCGTCCTGCCGCTCTTCCGCGGGCGCGGACTCTTCTGCAAGATCGTGGTAACGGCGGGGTTCGACGCGGCGGAGTTCATCGAGGCGGTCTGCCTCGTCGCGCGTGCGGGGGAGGAGATCCCCGTCATCGTGCAGCCCGCTTCACCGCCCGGCACGTCGCCCGACGCGGAGACGCTGATGCGCTCGGTTCTCGCCGCCGGCCGGTATTGCCGGCAGGTGCGTCTCATCCCCCAGTGCCACAAGCTCCTCGATCTGCCGTAG
- a CDS encoding DUF366 family protein produces MKNTTWRLVETAVLDEGIDYDGTQLRSHFVRARGGIAGDGVVAFFGACEVSGEQLVDLEDREAGDRIVAKRMLHFIGEHFGAPLREVDWRLLLFAQILRDRIEELAPGVRLRRDGDDLFLGERKLTVAIATATPTSCVFHLGVNVDPAGAPVSAVGLAELGVDPPALARLVLGRYAAECERVEAAMRKVRGTS; encoded by the coding sequence ATGAAGAACACAACCTGGCGACTCGTCGAGACGGCCGTGCTCGACGAGGGCATCGACTACGACGGCACGCAGTTGCGCAGCCACTTCGTGCGCGCCCGCGGCGGGATCGCCGGCGACGGTGTCGTCGCCTTCTTCGGCGCCTGCGAGGTGTCCGGCGAGCAACTCGTCGATCTCGAGGACCGCGAGGCGGGCGACCGGATCGTCGCGAAACGGATGCTCCACTTCATCGGCGAGCACTTCGGCGCTCCACTGCGCGAGGTCGACTGGCGACTGCTTCTCTTCGCTCAGATCCTGCGGGACCGGATCGAGGAGCTCGCCCCGGGTGTCCGGCTCCGGCGGGATGGGGACGACCTCTTCCTCGGGGAGCGCAAGCTCACCGTCGCGATCGCCACGGCAACGCCGACGTCCTGCGTGTTCCACCTCGGGGTGAACGTCGATCCGGCGGGCGCGCCGGTGTCGGCCGTCGGACTGGCCGAACTGGGCGTCGACCCGCCGGCGCTCGCCCGTCTCGTCCTGGGTCGCTACGCCGCCGAGTGCGAGCGGGTGGAGGCGGCCATGCGCAAGGTCAGGGGAACGTCGTGA